The proteins below come from a single Antennarius striatus isolate MH-2024 chromosome 18, ASM4005453v1, whole genome shotgun sequence genomic window:
- the ptf1a gene encoding pancreas transcription factor 1 subunit alpha, producing MNSVLDPFSGLDSFSSPPYFDDDEFFTDQSSRDGHLDADEFLDDDVDFLTSHFQDYYGKDGDSRAALNDGDCDIGNLSFSSMSSGFSYGCADSTPELSPQSGEPFLKRRRRMRSEMEMQQLRQAANVRERRRMQSINDAFEGLRSHIPTLPYEKRLSKVDTLRLAIGYINFLAELVQSDLPIRNPSSETHAQPKKIIICHRGTRSPSPSDPDYGLPPLAGHSLSWSDEKQLREQNIIRTAKVWTPEDPRKLQIKGSLTDIENEPPFGLVV from the exons ATGAACAGTGTGCTGGATCCTTTCTCCGGACTCGACTCGTTCTCTTCTCCTCCGTATTTTGACGATGACGAGTTTTTCACCGACCAATCCTCGAGAGACGGACACTTGGACGCTGATGAATTTTTGGATGACGACGTCGACTTCCTCACCAGTCATTTCCAAGACTATTACGGCAAAGACGGGGACAGTAGGGCAGCTCTGAACGATGGGGATTGCGACATTGGCAACttgtctttttcctccatgtcaTCCGGCTTCTCGTACGGATGCGCGGACAGCACCCCAGAACTGTCCCCACAAAGCGGCGAGCCGTTCCTGAAGCGCCGGAGGAGGATGAGATCCGAGATGGAGATGCAGCAGCTGAGGCAGGCGGCCAACGTCAGGGAGCGGCGGAGGATGCAATCCATCAACGACGCGTTCGAGGGGCTCCGCTCCCACATCCCGACCCTACCCTACGAGAAAAGACTGTCCAAAGTGGACACGCTCCGGCTGGCCATCGGATACATCAACTTCCTGGCCGAACTCGTGCAGTCCGACCTGCCCATCAGGAACCCCAGCAGTGAGACCCACGCACAACCCAAGAAGATCATCATCTGTCACAGAGGAACAA GGTCTCCCTCCCCCAGCGACCCGGACTACGGCCTGCCGCCGCTGGCTGGTCACTCCCTGTCCTGGTCGGATGAAAAGCAGCTCCGGGAGCAGAATATCATCCGAACCGCAAAGGTGTGGACCCCAGAAGACCCCCGAAAACTGCAAATCAAAGGCAGCCTGACTGACATTGAGAACGAACCCCCGTTCGGCCTTGTGGTCTGA